The following coding sequences are from one Pseudonocardia sp. EC080619-01 window:
- a CDS encoding methyltransferase domain-containing protein → MPFDGDVLPPVLHRLRADDGPTAAQWCRAPGASARVRATVTGIGAALEAGDGAFALVAASPLALPVRTRSVERVAVPLVLPLLQDMDGLLAEIRRVLAPHGLLSLLLPAPASWGWRGRHLRQAVREAWRHRSAVEHPEWLASSADFAVLADDRLSFRLTDGGAEPAGDVAELCAAGVYPPDLPAETRAELAVHRSAARTVRLRRIVARR, encoded by the coding sequence GTGCCCTTCGACGGAGACGTCCTCCCGCCGGTGCTTCACCGGCTGCGTGCCGACGACGGCCCGACCGCCGCACAGTGGTGCCGCGCGCCCGGGGCGAGCGCACGCGTGCGGGCGACCGTCACCGGTATCGGGGCCGCCCTGGAGGCCGGGGACGGTGCGTTCGCCCTCGTGGCCGCGTCGCCCCTCGCCCTTCCGGTGCGCACGCGGTCCGTCGAGCGCGTCGCCGTCCCGCTCGTCCTCCCGCTCCTGCAGGACATGGACGGGCTGCTCGCCGAGATCCGGCGGGTGCTCGCCCCGCACGGGCTGCTGTCCCTGCTCCTCCCGGCCCCGGCGTCGTGGGGCTGGCGCGGACGGCACCTCCGGCAGGCGGTCCGCGAGGCGTGGCGGCACCGGTCGGCCGTCGAGCATCCGGAGTGGCTGGCGTCGTCGGCGGACTTCGCGGTCCTCGCCGACGACCGGCTGAGCTTCCGGCTCACCGACGGGGGTGCGGAGCCGGCGGGCGACGTGGCGGAGCTGTGCGCGGCGGGCGTCTACCCGCCCGATCTCCCCGCGGAGACCCGGGCGGAACTCGCTGTGCACCGCTCGGCGGCGCGGACGGTCCGCCTGCGCCGGATCGTGGCCCGCCGCTGA
- a CDS encoding Stp1/IreP family PP2C-type Ser/Thr phosphatase produces MVLGLRSAIRSDVGRRRTSNQDSGATTGRLLIVADGMGGHAHGEIASAMTVSAFTEMEARLPEDLSDIDLDAELNSALEDATDRLARRAGEDPETRGMGTTVVSLVLTGEHLALAHIGDSRIYRLREGELAQLTHDHTMVQQLVDQGQITAEEAAHHPRRSVLMRALSTDHAPEPDLDRVEIVEGDRFLLCSDGVTAVLDDAALLRELASGTEPDAVVERLVELSNEGGGPDNITAIVADVVDVPEVATQPLETAGAAKEIATSN; encoded by the coding sequence ATGGTTCTGGGACTGCGATCCGCGATCAGGTCGGATGTGGGTCGTCGCCGGACGTCGAACCAGGACTCCGGCGCGACGACGGGCCGGCTGCTGATCGTGGCCGACGGGATGGGCGGGCACGCCCACGGCGAGATCGCGAGCGCGATGACGGTCTCGGCCTTCACCGAGATGGAGGCCCGCCTCCCCGAGGACCTCAGCGACATCGACCTCGATGCCGAGCTGAACTCCGCCCTGGAGGACGCCACCGACCGCCTCGCCCGCCGTGCGGGGGAGGACCCGGAGACCCGGGGCATGGGCACGACCGTCGTGTCGCTGGTGCTGACGGGCGAGCACCTGGCGCTCGCGCACATCGGTGACTCGCGCATCTACCGGCTCCGTGAGGGTGAGCTCGCGCAGCTCACGCACGACCACACGATGGTGCAGCAGCTGGTCGACCAGGGGCAGATCACCGCCGAGGAGGCCGCGCACCATCCTCGGCGCTCGGTGCTGATGCGGGCGCTGAGCACCGATCACGCGCCGGAGCCGGACCTCGACCGCGTCGAGATCGTCGAGGGTGACCGTTTCCTGCTGTGCTCGGACGGCGTCACCGCCGTCCTCGACGACGCCGCGCTCCTGCGCGAGCTGGCGTCGGGGACGGAGCCGGACGCCGTGGTCGAGCGTCTCGTCGAGCTCTCGAACGAGGGCGGCGGCCCGGACAACATCACCGCGATCGTGGCGGACGTCGTCGACGTCCCCGAGGTGGCGACGCAGCCCCTCGAGACGGCCGGCGCGGCCAAGGAGATCGCGACCTCCAACTGA
- a CDS encoding NUDIX domain-containing protein: MSSPSQFAVSVKGVVLDPQRRVLLLRNERDEWELPGGRIEIGETPEECVAREIAEETRWTVTTGPVLDTWMYHIDQVDRHVFVVTYGCHPVSAGAPVLSHEHREVGLVPRSEVAGLRMPDGYRRSIDTWFDRIGAATVPRGTAGRGGDSS, encoded by the coding sequence GTGTCCTCCCCGTCGCAGTTCGCCGTTTCGGTCAAGGGGGTCGTCCTCGACCCGCAGCGACGGGTACTCCTCCTCCGGAACGAACGCGACGAGTGGGAGCTGCCCGGTGGTCGCATCGAGATCGGCGAGACTCCGGAGGAGTGCGTCGCGCGGGAGATCGCCGAGGAGACCCGGTGGACGGTCACCACGGGGCCCGTCCTCGACACCTGGATGTACCACATCGACCAGGTCGATCGGCACGTCTTCGTCGTGACCTACGGCTGCCACCCCGTCTCGGCCGGCGCTCCGGTCCTCTCCCACGAGCACCGGGAGGTCGGGCTCGTCCCCCGGTCCGAGGTGGCGGGACTCCGCATGCCGGACGGGTACCGGCGGTCGATCGACACGTGGTTCGACCGGATCGGCGCGGCCACGGTCCCCCGAGGCACTGCGGGTCGGGGCGGCGACAGCTCATGA
- a CDS encoding isopenicillin N synthase family oxygenase, protein MTRTTLPVLDLSDLDRDAETADTFRSALRTAGHGVGFFHLRGHGIPDDVTARAFAEAGRFFALPDEDKRAVEMLRSPQFRGWTRTGGELTRGRVDWREQIDIGAERATHDDPAAPAYMRMEGPNLWPAAQPALREAFLDWEQRCSTVARRLLRAWAVALGSPADVFDAMFGDRPSTLIKLVRYPGREDRGQGVGAHKDPGFLTLLMIEPGKGGLQVEHDGGWIDVPAVPGAFVVNIGELMEVATDGYLKATVHRVASPPPGEVRTSVPFFFNPALDSTVPRIALPAALAAQARGVSRDPDNVISGTFGDNLLKARLRAHPDVAARHHPDLTGAG, encoded by the coding sequence ATGACCAGGACCACCCTCCCGGTCCTCGACCTGTCGGACCTCGACCGCGACGCGGAGACCGCGGACACGTTCCGCTCCGCGCTGCGGACCGCGGGTCACGGCGTCGGGTTCTTCCACCTCCGAGGCCACGGCATCCCCGACGACGTCACGGCACGCGCGTTCGCCGAGGCCGGACGGTTCTTCGCGCTCCCCGACGAGGACAAGCGGGCCGTCGAGATGCTGCGGAGCCCGCAGTTCCGCGGCTGGACCCGCACCGGCGGCGAGCTCACCCGGGGCCGCGTCGACTGGCGCGAGCAGATCGACATCGGTGCCGAGCGGGCGACGCACGACGATCCTGCCGCTCCCGCCTACATGCGGATGGAGGGGCCGAACCTCTGGCCTGCCGCGCAGCCCGCGCTGCGCGAGGCGTTCCTCGACTGGGAGCAGCGCTGCTCGACCGTCGCGCGGCGGTTGCTCCGGGCCTGGGCGGTCGCGCTGGGGAGTCCCGCCGACGTATTCGACGCCATGTTCGGCGACCGCCCCTCGACCCTGATCAAGCTGGTCCGCTACCCCGGGCGGGAGGACCGTGGCCAGGGAGTGGGCGCGCACAAGGACCCGGGGTTCCTCACCCTGCTGATGATCGAGCCGGGCAAGGGCGGCCTCCAGGTCGAGCACGACGGCGGGTGGATCGACGTGCCCGCCGTCCCCGGGGCGTTCGTCGTCAACATCGGTGAGCTGATGGAGGTCGCCACCGACGGCTACCTCAAGGCGACCGTCCACCGGGTCGCCTCGCCGCCGCCGGGCGAGGTCCGGACGTCGGTCCCGTTCTTCTTCAACCCCGCACTCGACTCCACGGTGCCGCGGATCGCGCTTCCCGCCGCGCTCGCGGCGCAGGCCCGCGGGGTCAGCCGGGACCCGGACAACGTCATCTCGGGGACGTTCGGCGACAACCTGCTCAAGGCGCGGCTGCGCGCCCATCCGGACGTCGCGGCCCGGCACCACCCCGATCTCACCGGGGCTGGCTAG
- a CDS encoding LmeA family phospholipid-binding protein: MAVREPVSAPQGGPGVLESAALLASGTGPGGALLLRALIEAVRFRYLGRETTLGGTLRLVPTAIGTSGIGTRALTTGRLDVRLAARDVVRPGLRVRELTVSASDVRLRPALTPELVTGPVEIAAVLDPDWVTARIREHAPDLDVTVDADGVPRARLRRHPGLGAAELAVAVVGHTLSWKVAALTVAGRRVGPPRSDDTRRSVRALLDRTPLRAARSGRVVLAGLPPELHLHGVGIAPDGITVRGRLASWRRPVPPTGIDDVLRGARSLFAPGR; the protein is encoded by the coding sequence ATGGCCGTACGGGAACCGGTCTCCGCCCCGCAGGGCGGCCCCGGCGTGCTGGAGAGCGCGGCCCTGCTCGCGTCCGGCACCGGGCCCGGCGGGGCGCTGCTGCTGCGGGCCCTGATCGAGGCCGTCCGCTTCCGCTACCTGGGTCGCGAGACGACCCTCGGCGGCACGCTCCGGCTCGTCCCGACCGCGATCGGGACCTCGGGCATCGGGACGCGGGCGCTCACCACCGGCCGGCTCGACGTCCGGCTCGCCGCGCGCGACGTCGTCCGGCCCGGGCTCCGGGTCCGCGAGCTCACGGTGTCCGCGTCCGACGTCCGGCTGCGGCCCGCGCTCACCCCGGAGCTGGTCACCGGCCCGGTGGAGATCGCGGCGGTGCTGGACCCGGACTGGGTGACCGCCCGGATCCGCGAGCACGCACCGGACCTGGACGTGACGGTCGACGCCGACGGGGTCCCGCGGGCCCGGCTGCGTCGTCACCCCGGGCTCGGCGCCGCGGAGCTGGCCGTCGCCGTCGTGGGGCACACGCTGTCGTGGAAGGTCGCGGCGCTGACCGTCGCAGGCCGCCGCGTCGGACCGCCCCGCTCCGACGACACGCGCCGCTCGGTGCGCGCGCTGCTCGACCGCACCCCGCTGCGGGCGGCCCGCTCCGGCCGCGTCGTGCTGGCGGGCCTCCCCCCGGAGCTGCACCTGCACGGTGTCGGGATCGCACCGGACGGGATCACCGTCCGTGGGCGGCTCGCGTCGTGGCGGCGGCCGGTCCCGCCGACCGGCATCGACGACGTCCTGCGCGGGGCCCGCTCCCTGTTCGCCCCGGGGCGTTGA
- a CDS encoding FAD-dependent oxidoreductase, with protein sequence MAFAITQTCCTDASCVAACPVNCIHPTPDEPDYTTTDMLYIDPRACIDCGACADACPVDAVFPVERLSASLAGYADVNAAYYDGKPVAGKLEGDSPLFHDWYPLQFTRSLPADMAPLDVAVVGTGPAGMYAAQDLLLHTASRVTLVDRLDTPGGLVRYGVAPDHPSTKRIGESFARFHTHPRVRMRLGTEIGRDMTADELAAQHDAVVWAVGAPVAKDLGIEGEGLPGSIAADTVVGWYNGHPDVPRDAVDTTCERVVVIGTGNVSIDVARILTAPPEDLDDTPIDAAALAALRAGAVREVVVLGRRGPETVAATAPELRELLGRSGVDVVVDEHDARVTESMDGPAASEAHRLLQGARREKIDWSLPAPAPRVVFRFHSAPDRIAGDVRARGVHTCDGTEIPAGLVVRAAGHRGRPVPGLPFDDDRGVVPNDAGRVADRPGHYVVGWIKRGPSGGIGTNRTCAAETVGSLLDDAVAGRLPSRPPRGSRLRAVGRLLRRG encoded by the coding sequence GTGGCCTTCGCGATCACCCAGACCTGCTGCACCGACGCGTCCTGCGTCGCGGCGTGCCCGGTCAACTGCATCCACCCGACGCCGGACGAGCCGGACTACACGACGACCGACATGCTCTACATCGACCCGCGGGCGTGCATCGACTGCGGGGCGTGCGCGGACGCGTGCCCGGTCGACGCGGTGTTCCCGGTCGAGAGGCTCAGCGCGTCGCTCGCCGGGTACGCCGACGTCAACGCGGCGTACTACGACGGCAAGCCGGTCGCGGGGAAGCTCGAGGGCGACTCCCCGCTGTTCCACGACTGGTACCCGCTGCAGTTCACCCGGTCGCTGCCGGCGGACATGGCGCCGCTGGACGTCGCCGTCGTCGGGACGGGGCCCGCCGGCATGTACGCCGCGCAGGACCTCCTGCTGCACACCGCGTCCCGGGTGACGCTGGTCGACCGGCTGGACACCCCCGGCGGTCTCGTCCGCTACGGCGTCGCCCCCGACCACCCGTCGACCAAGCGGATCGGGGAGTCGTTCGCCCGGTTCCACACCCATCCGCGCGTGCGGATGCGGCTCGGCACCGAGATCGGCCGGGACATGACGGCCGACGAGCTCGCCGCGCAGCACGACGCCGTGGTCTGGGCGGTCGGCGCACCCGTGGCGAAGGACCTCGGGATCGAGGGCGAGGGACTGCCCGGCAGCATCGCCGCGGACACCGTCGTCGGCTGGTACAACGGCCACCCCGACGTGCCCCGCGACGCCGTCGACACCACCTGTGAGCGGGTCGTGGTGATCGGGACCGGCAACGTCTCCATCGACGTGGCCCGGATCCTCACCGCCCCGCCGGAGGACCTGGACGACACCCCGATCGACGCCGCCGCGCTGGCCGCGCTGCGGGCCGGGGCGGTCCGCGAGGTCGTCGTGCTGGGCCGGCGCGGGCCGGAGACTGTCGCCGCGACCGCGCCGGAGCTGCGCGAGCTGCTCGGACGGTCCGGTGTGGACGTCGTCGTCGACGAGCACGACGCGCGCGTCACCGAGTCGATGGACGGCCCCGCCGCCTCCGAGGCGCACCGGCTGCTGCAGGGCGCGCGGCGGGAGAAGATCGACTGGTCGCTGCCCGCCCCCGCGCCGCGGGTCGTGTTCCGCTTCCACTCCGCGCCGGACCGGATCGCGGGTGACGTCCGCGCCCGGGGCGTGCACACGTGCGACGGCACCGAGATCCCGGCCGGGCTGGTCGTCCGCGCCGCCGGGCACCGCGGTCGCCCGGTGCCGGGACTGCCCTTCGACGACGACCGCGGCGTCGTGCCGAACGACGCCGGCCGGGTCGCCGACCGTCCCGGCCACTACGTCGTCGGCTGGATCAAGCGCGGCCCCTCGGGCGGCATCGGCACCAACCGGACCTGCGCGGCCGAGACCGTCGGGTCCCTGCTCGACGACGCCGTCGCCGGCCGGCTGCCGTCGCGCCCGCCGCGCGGGTCCCGGCTCCGCGCCGTGGGCCGCCTGCTCCGCCGGGGCTGA
- a CDS encoding diiron oxygenase: MTATVPEPGIDTTEERKDTAARLLRSSEELSFDPATQVDWETPLDRSYHGMSPEWSSLYGTAYWDEMTEDQRRELTRQESASVASTGIWFEMILQQLVLRDFYAKDPTDPSFQWALTEIADECRHSIMFARGSEKLGAPAYIPKRSVVNLGRLCAMTYTGEAAYASILVAEEVLDVMQRDWMRDERVVPFVRTINNIHVVEESRHMKFAREETRERLKGAGPLRRRYQALTVAAAAYFIVTSMWNDQIYANAGLDTKRALREAKANEHHKSQLRSSCAGLMEFLSSCGLLTKPALWFYRRANLV, translated from the coding sequence ATGACTGCCACCGTTCCCGAGCCCGGTATCGACACCACCGAGGAGCGGAAGGACACCGCTGCCCGGTTGCTGCGCTCGTCCGAGGAACTGTCGTTCGACCCCGCGACGCAGGTCGACTGGGAGACCCCGCTGGACCGCAGCTACCACGGCATGAGCCCGGAGTGGAGCAGCCTCTACGGCACCGCGTACTGGGACGAGATGACCGAGGACCAGCGCAGGGAGCTGACCCGGCAGGAGTCGGCGTCGGTCGCCTCCACCGGCATCTGGTTCGAGATGATCCTCCAGCAGCTCGTGCTGCGGGACTTCTACGCGAAGGACCCGACCGACCCGTCGTTCCAGTGGGCCCTGACCGAGATCGCCGACGAGTGCCGGCACTCGATCATGTTCGCGCGCGGCTCGGAGAAGCTCGGCGCCCCGGCCTACATCCCGAAGCGCAGCGTGGTGAACCTCGGCCGGCTGTGCGCGATGACCTACACCGGCGAGGCGGCGTACGCGTCGATCCTGGTCGCCGAGGAGGTCCTCGACGTGATGCAGCGGGACTGGATGCGCGACGAGCGCGTCGTCCCGTTCGTCCGGACGATCAACAACATCCACGTGGTCGAGGAGTCGCGGCACATGAAGTTCGCCCGCGAGGAGACCCGCGAGCGGCTCAAGGGCGCGGGCCCGCTGCGCCGCCGGTACCAGGCGCTCACCGTCGCGGCCGCCGCCTACTTCATCGTCACCAGCATGTGGAACGACCAGATCTACGCGAACGCGGGGCTCGACACGAAGCGAGCGCTGCGCGAGGCGAAGGCCAACGAGCACCACAAGTCGCAGCTGCGCTCGTCGTGCGCCGGGCTGATGGAGTTCCTGTCCTCGTGCGGGCTGCTCACGAAGCCGGCGCTCTGGTTCTACCGCCGCGCCAACCTCGTCTGA
- a CDS encoding collagen binding domain-containing protein: MTTGPSITGTVRRRGGNPVPAATVTVTDLDGRQRGRATTGEDGSWSVPLGTGGTYLVVVRAEGSGPDAGLVAVRDSPARHDVVTTGGGTVHGVLTDGAGVPVPAAAVTLIDQSGEVVGHGPTGPDGRFRLETPGTGPHTLTVTAPGHQPVARTVTAGPPGPPVEIRLPARAGLAGTARTSDGRPVAGARMALTDFDGRTVATTTTGPDGRYELRDLPPGRHSLTASGHPPVVAAVQIDRGATTPVQVHFPDPRGAAAGTRTENADE; the protein is encoded by the coding sequence GTGACTACCGGGCCCTCGATCACCGGGACCGTCCGGCGCCGCGGCGGGAACCCCGTCCCCGCCGCGACCGTGACCGTCACCGACCTGGACGGCCGCCAGCGCGGCCGGGCCACCACCGGCGAGGACGGCAGCTGGTCCGTCCCGCTCGGCACCGGCGGGACCTACCTCGTCGTCGTCCGCGCCGAGGGGTCCGGGCCGGACGCCGGCCTCGTCGCGGTCCGCGACTCCCCCGCCCGCCACGACGTCGTGACCACCGGCGGCGGGACCGTCCACGGTGTCCTCACCGACGGCGCCGGGGTGCCCGTCCCCGCGGCGGCGGTCACGCTCATCGACCAGTCGGGCGAGGTCGTCGGGCACGGCCCCACCGGCCCGGACGGGCGGTTCCGGCTCGAGACCCCGGGCACCGGCCCGCACACCCTCACCGTGACCGCGCCCGGCCACCAGCCGGTGGCGCGCACCGTGACCGCCGGTCCCCCGGGGCCGCCGGTCGAGATCCGGCTGCCCGCCCGCGCCGGGCTCGCCGGCACCGCCCGCACCTCCGACGGCCGCCCGGTCGCGGGCGCCCGGATGGCACTCACCGATTTCGACGGCCGCACCGTCGCGACCACGACGACCGGCCCGGACGGGCGCTACGAGCTGCGGGACCTCCCGCCCGGCCGGCACTCGCTCACCGCGAGCGGGCACCCACCGGTCGTCGCAGCGGTCCAGATCGACCGGGGTGCGACGACCCCGGTGCAGGTCCACTTCCCCGACCCGCGCGGCGCGGCTGCCGGGACACGGACGGAGAACGCCGATGAGTGA
- a CDS encoding YceI family protein, giving the protein MSELYGRLSSPDGWPVAGGTVTVMDAGGVQQGRAASRADGGFSIDGLVAGPHTVVVAAPGHEPSARAVVVNGAGVDLGRFELTRAGGAVLPAPGTWRIDAQHSSIRATALHLGMSRIHGRLRRFSGQVVVADPFETSRVEVAIDASSVDSDEPDRDAHLRNADFLDVERHPSIGYAGTGLTRHDPTHWTVHGTLSLKGVSAPVDLAVVYGGSGPDPWGGTRAAFTATTEISRDEFAIDWNQSVLAGVLAVGRTLRIDIDVQAVLDGG; this is encoded by the coding sequence ATGAGTGAGCTGTACGGCCGGCTGAGCAGCCCCGACGGGTGGCCCGTCGCCGGCGGGACCGTCACCGTCATGGACGCCGGCGGTGTCCAGCAGGGACGGGCGGCGAGCCGCGCGGACGGCGGCTTCTCGATCGACGGCCTGGTGGCGGGGCCGCACACGGTGGTCGTCGCGGCACCGGGGCACGAGCCGTCGGCGCGGGCGGTGGTGGTGAACGGCGCGGGCGTCGACCTGGGCCGGTTCGAGCTGACCCGGGCGGGCGGCGCCGTGCTCCCCGCCCCGGGGACCTGGCGGATCGACGCGCAGCACTCGAGCATCCGCGCGACCGCGCTGCACCTGGGCATGAGCCGGATCCACGGCCGGCTGCGCCGGTTCTCCGGGCAGGTCGTCGTCGCCGACCCGTTCGAGACGAGCCGGGTGGAGGTGGCGATCGACGCGTCCTCGGTGGACTCGGACGAGCCGGACCGCGACGCGCACCTGCGCAACGCCGACTTCCTCGACGTCGAGCGGCACCCGTCGATCGGCTACGCCGGTACCGGGCTCACGAGGCACGACCCGACGCACTGGACGGTGCACGGCACGCTGTCGCTCAAGGGCGTCTCGGCGCCGGTGGACCTCGCCGTCGTCTACGGGGGCAGCGGGCCGGACCCGTGGGGCGGGACGCGCGCGGCGTTCACGGCCACCACGGAGATCTCCCGGGACGAGTTCGCGATCGACTGGAACCAGTCGGTGCTGGCCGGGGTGCTGGCGGTCGGCCGGACGCTGCGGATCGACATCGACGTCCAGGCGGTCCTGGACGGGGGCTGA
- a CDS encoding YeeE/YedE family protein — protein MSVVSDEAAGRPPNGLLGAVRETERAAYGPQDRAAKPPQWKVVTVGLVLAVLFLIGVSTVAPATMVGTAALGLALGFTLFHSRFGFTSGWRQLVAVGQGAAIRAHMLMLGTAAVLFAVILSSGFALAGEPRGLSAPVGIGLVVGSFLFGVGMQVGGSCASGTLFAVGSGQSAIVLTLFGFIVGSMFAVFTHSFWTQTVPQGPTVDLAQSLGYPGALALTLVVLAAITVVTWVVARRRTPPPVERPPSARGIARVLRGSWPMWAGAIVLAVLNAAVLFVSAAPWGVTSAFALWGSKFLQLLGFDMASLAYWQVPANARSLAGPVLADRISNLDVGIMIGALVASAVGGAFVLHKRIPWKLALGAVLGGIAMGYGARLAGGCNIGAYFSGIASFSLHGWIWAVVALGGTWVGLRLRPLFGLTNPKPADSLC, from the coding sequence ATGTCCGTGGTCAGCGACGAGGCCGCCGGGCGGCCGCCGAACGGTCTGCTCGGCGCCGTCCGGGAGACCGAACGTGCCGCGTACGGCCCGCAGGACCGCGCGGCGAAGCCGCCACAGTGGAAGGTCGTCACCGTCGGCCTGGTGCTCGCGGTGCTGTTCCTGATCGGGGTGAGCACGGTCGCGCCGGCCACGATGGTCGGTACCGCCGCGCTGGGTCTCGCACTCGGCTTCACCCTGTTCCACTCCCGGTTCGGGTTCACCTCCGGCTGGCGGCAGCTCGTCGCGGTCGGCCAGGGTGCCGCGATCCGGGCGCACATGCTGATGCTCGGCACCGCGGCGGTGCTGTTCGCGGTGATCCTCTCGTCCGGCTTCGCGCTGGCCGGCGAGCCCCGCGGGCTCAGCGCACCGGTCGGGATCGGGCTGGTCGTGGGCTCGTTCCTGTTCGGTGTCGGCATGCAGGTCGGCGGCTCGTGCGCGTCCGGCACGCTGTTCGCGGTCGGCAGCGGGCAGAGCGCGATCGTGCTGACGCTGTTCGGCTTCATCGTCGGCTCGATGTTCGCGGTGTTCACGCACAGCTTCTGGACGCAGACGGTGCCCCAGGGCCCGACCGTCGACCTGGCGCAGTCGCTCGGGTACCCGGGCGCGCTCGCGCTGACCCTGGTCGTCCTGGCCGCGATCACGGTCGTCACCTGGGTGGTGGCCCGGCGCCGCACCCCGCCGCCGGTCGAGCGGCCGCCGTCGGCCCGCGGGATCGCCCGGGTGCTGCGCGGCTCCTGGCCGATGTGGGCGGGCGCGATCGTGCTGGCCGTGCTCAACGCTGCGGTCCTGTTCGTCTCCGCCGCGCCGTGGGGCGTCACCTCGGCGTTCGCGCTGTGGGGATCGAAGTTCCTGCAGCTCCTCGGGTTCGACATGGCGAGCCTGGCCTACTGGCAGGTCCCGGCGAACGCGAGGTCGCTGGCCGGACCGGTGCTCGCCGACCGGATCTCCAACCTCGACGTCGGCATCATGATCGGCGCGCTGGTGGCCTCCGCGGTGGGCGGCGCGTTCGTGCTGCACAAGCGGATCCCGTGGAAGCTCGCGCTGGGCGCCGTCCTCGGCGGCATCGCGATGGGCTACGGCGCGCGGCTGGCCGGTGGCTGCAACATCGGTGCCTACTTCTCCGGCATCGCCTCGTTCAGCCTGCACGGATGGATCTGGGCCGTCGTCGCACTCGGCGGTACCTGGGTCGGGCTGCGGCTGCGGCCGCTCTTCGGCCTGACCAACCCCAAGCCGGCCGACTCGCTCTGCTGA